The following is a genomic window from Triplophysa dalaica isolate WHDGS20190420 chromosome 22, ASM1584641v1, whole genome shotgun sequence.
TCAATATCACACTCCTGTTGCTGGAACGCAACTTAATCATTATGTGGAAACACAATAGCCATTCTGCATTTTATCTAATGTTATTTACTGATGTTACTTATCTAATgtcattactttattttacgCAATACGTGATATAGCCTACATACACACGACTTTACCCTTTGAATGTAACCTTACTGCATATAATACCCATGGACTCTTATTACCAGTATCACAATCATTTCCAGTCACTTAAATTACAGTTTAATTGTACAATGACGCATGATTTCGAAAGaacttaaatgtctttaatctCATAGGTCCTGCTTAAGACCACAGCAGGTGATATTGATATGGAACTTTGGTccaaggaagctccaaaagcatGTAAAAACTTCACTCAGCTCTGCATGGAGGGTAGGTGACGTcacataatttaatttacagatatgaacaatatatatcACTTAAAATCAAAGTCACTTGTCGCTTTCTCATTATGAACCGCTACTTATAAAGCTACGTGTTTATTGCAGGTTACTACGATGGTACAATCTTCCATCGTGTGGTCACAGATTTTATTGTTCAAGGAGGTGATCCAACAGGTACTGGAATGGGTGGCGAGTCCATCTACGGTCGCCCATTCAGGGTAGGTTGAGCATTTGATAtgatttttcttaaaaacttATTCATGTTTAGAATCTTATACGTGTCTGTGTTCCATTACAGGATGAATTTCACTCCAGGTTACGCTTTAATCGGAGGGGTTTGGTTGCAATGGCAAATGCAGGACCTCATGATAACGGGAGCCAGTTTTTCTTCACACTGGGACGCGCTGATGAACTCAACAACAAACATACAATTTTTGCAAAGGTCATATTTCATAGTGATAGTTCCTGTGGTTGTAACTCTCTATTCTCTGTCCATTTGTGGAATTCTACATCATTTGTAAGTTCGGTTGGTGAAcagttttctgttgtgtttttggcTCCAGGTCACAGgagatacagtatataacatGCTGAGGTTAGCAGATGTGGAGTGTGACAAGGATGAACGACCTCTCAACCCACACAAAATTAGATCTTCAGACGTAAGTTTGTTTCTTTCCTGTAAATCTTCTTTGCGATTAAAATGCATCTTATTTATATGAAGTTGTTTGTTTCGTGCAGGTCTTACACAATGCCTTCGATGACATCATACCTCGCGAAATTAAAGCTAAAAAGGAGAAAGGCAAAGACGAAGGAAAGAAATCGCAGTCCAAGGCCACCAAGTATGgcaaacattaaacatacacttttgtttatttttattttattaaacaacatatgtatgttgtatgtaaaaatgacaaaaacaaatacttcAACCAGCAATAAAATAGATGGGTATTGATTATTTCTATAAAAGATTTGGTAGGTTTGGGGATAATCGAAAATGGAATGTTATATTATTGGCTAATGATACTTTTTGCCCAAATACCCTTATCGACAAAAAAATCCAATTTGTTTCACAGtactaaataattaaatagtGTCAGTTTGCtcttgtgtttataaacaatttttatttgattatttttctttaattaaaaacaattatttgtttattttctagaaATTTCAGTTTGCTGTCATTTGGAGAGGAGGcagaggaagatgaagagatGGTTAATCAAGTCAGCCAGGTCACTTAAGCTTTCTAACCAATAGCAAAATTCCTTCATACCCAAAATGATTCATGTGTTTGAAGATGTGTGTCATGGTTCACTAACATGTTCTTTCTTGCAGACCATGAAAGGCAAAAGTAAGAGCAGTCATGACCTGCTGAAAGATGATCCCAAGTTAAGCTCCGTCCCCGTTGTTGACAGGTCAGAAAGAAAAACCCTCAGTCTTCTCAttatctgttttatttaaatgcccTTGTCTGTTTTATTATATCAAGAAGGTGGGATTTAAGATATGTGcaaatgtgaataaaactatcatttttcttttttgtgtaaagGAAAGACGACGAAAGAGCAGAAGGGGATTCTCTTGAGGTACATccttttaatgttgttttctgtttggtggtcattttataaatttcttcCCTCACACAGtgttaatgtttttgtgtgtgttcactgcAGGATACAGATGATGACGTGGAGGAAGAAGCTGATGGTGAAACCGATAGGGAGAAGGTCAAAGAGTACATCTCTAAAAAACTCAAGAAAGAGAAGACGGAGGACAAAACTGAGACCAGTCTTGAACCAGTAAAGAAGACTTCTCGCAGGTACGGCAATGATCTCGCTAAGTTATAATCTAATGATGATGTCCTTTTCTCATAGTGCTAGGATTCAGGATTGAAAAATGCTTtgaattttgtgtatttttactTATTGTGTATTTCTCTGAAGTGCTTCATGCACTTCACACAATCACAAGCAAACGTTGATACACAGGTAGTTTTGAACCAAAGTTTCTGTTTTCACCTATTATGATCACGTTTACAAAGCGCAGAACTAGGAAAAACTCCTACATTTTGCAGTTGAAAGTGCACATGATGTTAAATCTTGGAAAAGGAAGTTCACCTTGTTGACAAAACTATTAAAAGATGTAGAATTGGGAACCTCAGCTGTTAATGGATAGAAAGAGCAATGAAGGATTTGTCCACCAGAAGGCACTGTGGTTCTTTGAATATCATGTACTGGCAGAGGATGGAATAACTTTGGCGTTGACAACACTAAATGTTTTCATACTACTGATCTGTGCTGTGGCCTTTAGAAAAAGTAATcaataatatttgatttgaaatataTAGTGTATTACGAGAGGTCTGTTTTATGATTGGTTTCAATCCTTTAATTAACGACTGGCTTCAGATACTTTATATTATCAGTCTGAATTGTTGacagacattttaaattatatactCTTTTCAAATTTATACCTTGATTCAATATTGAaactttttatagttttttttttctacttgGACAGGAATAAGAAGTTAtcagattttatttgatttatagtATGCTGATAGTATTTAAAATGCCATTAAATTGTCAA
Proteins encoded in this region:
- the cwc27 gene encoding spliceosome-associated protein CWC27 homolog, whose amino-acid sequence is MSNIYIQEPPTNGKVLLKTTAGDIDMELWSKEAPKACKNFTQLCMEGYYDGTIFHRVVTDFIVQGGDPTGTGMGGESIYGRPFRDEFHSRLRFNRRGLVAMANAGPHDNGSQFFFTLGRADELNNKHTIFAKVTGDTVYNMLRLADVECDKDERPLNPHKIRSSDVLHNAFDDIIPREIKAKKEKGKDEGKKSQSKATKNFSLLSFGEEAEEDEEMVNQVSQTMKGKSKSSHDLLKDDPKLSSVPVVDRKDDERAEGDSLEDTDDDVEEEADGETDREKVKEYISKKLKKEKTEDKTETSLEPVKKTSRSDELRKEARQLKKDLLAIKQRREEGFKEEEKRSEGDSKPSSEAMVEYLESRKKYEDLKKQKRKKGSGREAQTLALLESFKSKLTTAISDTSEVPEENVEELGDDDDKGWMAHVLHFDEQTRKVKDANMQDEDTFEIYDPRNPVNKRRREESKKLMKEKKARR